From a single Nymphaea colorata isolate Beijing-Zhang1983 chromosome 4, ASM883128v2, whole genome shotgun sequence genomic region:
- the LOC116252711 gene encoding omega-6 fatty acid desaturase, chloroplastic — MASRLSGCVFHSVSSGPQAAQHRRPLYLMRSAGTGKLKWGSLLDKHVMENRASMTLRRNCVRVSVAAPASSPYLDSVENRKNLAERYGFTNIGEPLPDHITLKDVLDTLPKEVFEIDEYKSWKSVLISVTSYALGIFMIAKSPWYLLPLAWAWTGTAVTGFFVIGHDCAHKSFSKNKMVEDIVGTLAFLPLIYPYEPWRFKHDRHHAKTNMLSEDTAWHPVWKEEFETSDLLRKSIIAGYGPFRPWMSIAHWLVWHFDLKKFRPSEIKRVKISLACVFAFMAIGWPLIIWASGITGWIKFWLMPWLGYHFWMSTFTMVHHTAPHIPFKTSDEWNAAQAQLGGTVHCNYPRWVEILCHDINVHIPHHISPRIPNYNLRAAHQTLKESWGTHMNEATWNWRLMKTIMTICHIYDQDHNYVPFDEVAPEDSQPITFLRKFMPEFS, encoded by the exons ATGGCTTCCAGACTCTCCGGCTGTGTATTCCACTCAGTG AGCTCTGGTCCTCAGGCAGCTCAGCACAGACGTCCGCTGTATCTAATGAGGTCAGCTG GAACGGGCAAACTTAAATGGGGAAGCCTTTTGGACAAACATGTCATGGAAAATCGTGCATCCATGACCTTGAGGCGAAATTGTGTCAGAGTATCAGTTGCAGCTCCAGCTTCATCACCCTATCTGGACAGTGTAGAGAATAGGAAAAATTTGGCAGAGAGATATGGTTTCACAAATATTGGGGAACCACTTCCAGACCATATCACATTGAAGGATGTCCTTGATACACTCCCAAAGGAG GTATTTGAAATTGATGAATACAAATCTTGGAAATCGGTTTTGATATCAGTTACTTCCTATGCTCTGGGAATTTTTATGATTGCAAAATCACCATGGTACTTGCTTCCTCTAGCTTGGGCATGGACTGGCACTGCAGTAACGGGA ttttttgtCATAGGCCATGATTGTGCGCATAAGTCATTTTCGAAGAACAAAATGGTGGAAGATATTGTTGGAACTCTAGCCTTTTTGCCCCTCATATATCCTTATGAGCCATGGCGCTTCAAACATGACAGGCATCATGCAAAAACTAACAT GTTGTCTGAAGATACTGCATGGCACCCTGTTTGGAAGGAGGAGTTTGAAACTTCTGACTTGTTGCGGAAGTCAATAATAGCAGGATATGGTCCCTTCCGTCCATGGATGTCAATTGCTCACTG GCTAGTGTGGCATTTTGATTTGAAGAAGTTCAGACCTAGTGAGATTAAAAGGGTGAAAATAAGCTTGGCATGTGTCTTTGCATTCATGGCAATCGGGTGGCCTTTGATTATTTGGGCCTCTGGGATCACAGGATGGATCAAGTTCTGGTTGATGCCTTGGCTTGGTTATCACTTTTGG ATGAGCACATTTACAATGGTTCATCACACAGCTCCTCATATACCTTTTAAAACTTCTGACGAGTGGAATGCAGCTCAAGCCCAGCTTGGAGGAACGGTTCACTGCAATTATCCTCGTTG GGTAGAGATTCTCTGTCATGATATCAATGTTCACATACCACATCATATATCCCCAAGGATACCCAACTACAATCTGAGGGCTGCTCACCAGACGCTGAAAGAAAGTTGGGGCACG CATATGAACGAGGCTACTTGGAACTGGCGACTAATGAAGACCATAATGACAATATGCCACATATACGATCAAGATCACAATTATGTTCCCTTTGATGAAGTTGCACCCGAAGATTCCCAACCCATTACATTCTTGAGAAAGTTCATGCCTGAATTCAGTTAG